AGTTGTTCTATATCAGTCATTTATTCACCTTTTTGTATGAGCATCTTGACAAATCCATCAAATCGTTTTACTCCAATGATATGATGGCCTTCTTCTTTTGTAC
This genomic stretch from Methanosarcinales archaeon harbors:
- a CDS encoding sulfurtransferase TusA family protein, with the translated sequence MAAGEILEVILDEGETVKNVSRSTKEEGHHIIGVKRFDGFVKMLIQKGE